One genomic region from Fictibacillus marinisediminis encodes:
- a CDS encoding ABC transporter permease subunit yields MKRIFITLFTSLLGILLMGAIPFAFNGTSFKISSYSEGLKMLLSSLTHPFNIMYPAEATSRTLFPDILEPYIYSMIVLFSALFLAIIVALTLSILISLLPKPLYKASNAVLFVFESLPDVLIAVLVQFLIIWFYKKTNILLFNIASWGNEQPYTLPILCLSVLPIILSLRILLFHMEEEWEEPYIENAKSKGLTRLYILLHHVLPNTLVHFFHQSKMILWFMLSNLLVIEILFNIYGITNFVYRHGNPAVFTIASMLVFIPMYAFFVLGSMWTNKWAIQNEMAATAAAQSSFSFQPYWLIIKRFLLRMVRPLRYVGAQPLFVAGFCIIGSMLVLSMIHNYAFDNEIPKTQVLYAKDGITALGRSPFEPSSRFWFGTDQFGSELLYKIVSGAKYTLGLAFFISLTRLLFSFAGGYLFFAMNPRFKEWLKGIVDSTHYVPVALLCYFILFPVVLSEGLTFWQKGMFHIIILTLVAVPAISVMIGSEMELISNKEFVSSARVLGGGRFHVFYKHLLPHMLPKLSFIYIQQIMYVLILFAHLGLLQMFFGGTVLEEYTMQGGDFIPISMSNEWSGLIGSYYRQMLLRPYLIIIPVVFFAVAIIGVNLMLEGLKKAIEDLQWGRKKFSHPASIMIVAVTVVFCYFAVHKFSDDFTEKKAIAAAQKKSVVKIPIVELDKETLDRFEDGEMNGVKDLYFVGSFLDRDTLKWGYGKPVKTKEYEKRTDYYYKEDGYQIILSSGFNRRVSRIQVQYDSTREDILKAMKKKPDKETKKTLDYLRGDYLVRFTQSSPGHWWISIQDQYYFR; encoded by the coding sequence ATGAAACGTATTTTCATAACTTTATTCACGTCCCTTCTCGGCATTTTGCTGATGGGCGCCATCCCGTTTGCTTTTAATGGGACATCGTTTAAGATCTCGTCATACAGCGAGGGGTTGAAGATGCTGCTCAGCAGCCTGACCCATCCCTTTAATATCATGTATCCAGCTGAAGCCACATCACGAACCCTCTTCCCAGATATTTTAGAACCCTACATTTACTCGATGATTGTCCTTTTTTCAGCACTTTTTCTTGCCATTATTGTGGCGCTCACCCTCAGCATCCTGATCTCACTGCTTCCAAAGCCACTGTATAAAGCGTCTAATGCTGTTTTGTTTGTATTTGAATCTTTGCCCGATGTTCTGATTGCAGTCCTTGTACAGTTCTTGATCATCTGGTTTTATAAAAAAACGAATATCTTGCTGTTTAATATTGCTTCCTGGGGCAATGAACAGCCTTATACCCTGCCTATTCTCTGTCTGAGCGTATTGCCGATCATCCTCTCTTTGCGGATCTTGCTGTTTCATATGGAGGAGGAATGGGAGGAGCCTTATATTGAAAACGCAAAGTCAAAAGGTCTGACAAGGCTATACATACTGCTGCATCACGTCCTTCCCAACACATTGGTTCACTTTTTTCATCAGTCCAAGATGATTTTATGGTTTATGCTCTCCAATCTGCTTGTCATTGAGATATTATTTAACATCTACGGCATAACGAATTTTGTTTACCGGCACGGAAATCCTGCGGTCTTTACGATTGCTTCGATGCTAGTGTTTATCCCGATGTATGCCTTTTTTGTCCTTGGCTCCATGTGGACGAATAAATGGGCCATTCAAAACGAAATGGCCGCCACCGCCGCAGCACAATCTTCTTTTAGCTTCCAGCCCTACTGGCTGATCATCAAGCGCTTTTTGCTGCGAATGGTGCGACCGCTTCGGTATGTTGGAGCTCAGCCACTGTTTGTTGCCGGTTTTTGTATCATTGGATCCATGCTCGTCCTGAGTATGATTCACAATTATGCGTTTGATAACGAAATTCCGAAAACACAAGTGCTGTATGCTAAGGACGGAATTACAGCCCTTGGAAGATCACCTTTTGAGCCTTCTTCCCGGTTTTGGTTCGGTACCGATCAATTCGGCAGCGAACTTCTGTATAAAATCGTGTCAGGCGCGAAGTACACGCTCGGGCTTGCCTTTTTCATCAGTCTGACCCGGCTCTTGTTCTCGTTTGCTGGCGGCTATCTGTTTTTTGCGATGAATCCCAGGTTTAAAGAGTGGCTGAAAGGTATAGTCGATTCCACCCACTATGTACCTGTTGCCCTGCTCTGCTACTTCATTTTGTTTCCGGTCGTTCTCTCTGAAGGACTGACATTTTGGCAAAAAGGCATGTTTCATATCATAATTCTCACTCTGGTGGCAGTGCCTGCTATTTCAGTCATGATCGGCTCTGAGATGGAGCTGATCTCCAATAAAGAATTTGTTTCAAGTGCGCGGGTTTTGGGCGGGGGCCGTTTTCATGTTTTTTACAAGCATCTCCTCCCGCATATGCTGCCTAAGCTCTCTTTCATCTACATCCAGCAGATCATGTACGTCTTGATCTTGTTCGCACATCTTGGGCTTCTGCAAATGTTCTTCGGGGGAACGGTTCTGGAAGAATATACGATGCAGGGCGGCGACTTTATCCCGATTTCCATGTCCAATGAATGGTCGGGACTGATCGGCTCCTATTACAGACAGATGCTGCTGCGTCCGTATCTTATCATTATCCCTGTCGTGTTTTTTGCCGTTGCCATTATTGGGGTTAACCTCATGCTGGAAGGGCTGAAAAAAGCAATCGAAGATCTTCAGTGGGGACGAAAGAAATTTTCCCATCCCGCTTCTATCATGATTGTAGCTGTTACTGTCGTCTTTTGTTACTTTGCCGTCCACAAGTTTTCTGATGATTTTACGGAAAAAAAAGCAATCGCTGCCGCACAGAAAAAGTCGGTCGTGAAGATTCCGATTGTGGAATTGGACAAAGAAACTCTGGACAGGTTTGAAGACGGGGAAATGAATGGTGTAAAGGATTTATATTTTGTTGGTTCATTCTTGGATCGCGACACGCTAAAATGGGGATATGGCAAACCTGTAAAAACAAAAGAATATGAGAAGCGAACGGACTACTATTATAAAGAAGACGGTTACCAGATTATCCTTTCTTCCGGCTTCAATCGCCGGGTTTCCAGGATTCAGGTCCAATACGACAGCACCCGTGAGGATATTCTAAAGGCTATGAAAAAGAAGCCCGATAAGGAAACAAAAAAAACACTGGATTATCTTAGAGGAGACTACCTCGTACGTTTTACCCAGTCCTCCCCTGGCCACTGGTGGATCAGTATCCAGGATCAGTACTATTTTAGATAA
- a CDS encoding YolD-like family protein, which produces MNMLRDRGKMKWQGMFMPEHVKGLREFDWDHKKKTKPELDEQQYELMEETICEAMAEDLDLCMTIFEKGDFHLLIGKVHYVDSYKKQLRVVDFHHEVHRVKMSDLVDVKVK; this is translated from the coding sequence ATGAATATGCTTCGGGATCGCGGAAAGATGAAATGGCAAGGGATGTTTATGCCTGAGCATGTGAAGGGTTTAAGGGAGTTTGACTGGGATCATAAAAAGAAGACAAAACCAGAACTGGATGAACAGCAATACGAGCTGATGGAGGAGACGATCTGTGAAGCGATGGCTGAGGATTTGGATCTGTGTATGACCATTTTTGAAAAAGGGGACTTCCATTTATTGATCGGGAAGGTCCATTATGTAGATTCCTATAAAAAACAGCTGCGCGTCGTAGATTTCCACCATGAGGTCCATCGAGTGAAGATGTCTGATCTGGTGGATGTGAAAGTAAAATAA
- a CDS encoding LytR family transcriptional regulator — translation MDRRSAKKQRKKKRSGLKTTLIILGVLLLIGAGGFYYVYGSVKNTANKMHDNSTWDGSSKRKKELTPSKGDPLSILILGVDERQGDRGRSDTLILVTVNPNTNKMVMTSIPRDTRTEIVGKGKEDKINHAYAFGGTKMAIKTVENFLDVPVDYFLKVNMESFKGIVDALGGVTVDNERLAFNYDGYSFPKGELKLSGKEALAYTRMRKQDPQGDFGRNERQRQVISAIINEGAQISSVTKMGDILDVVGTNVKTNMTFDEMKDIQSKYKGARKNVENIEIKGQGQRIGGIYYLVVPEDEKTKIQTTLKEQLEL, via the coding sequence ATGGACAGACGTTCAGCTAAAAAGCAGCGCAAGAAGAAACGCAGTGGACTAAAGACTACCCTCATTATTCTAGGCGTGTTATTGCTCATTGGAGCAGGCGGTTTCTACTATGTTTATGGCTCCGTTAAGAATACGGCCAACAAAATGCACGACAACTCAACATGGGACGGTTCCTCTAAACGAAAGAAAGAGCTTACTCCTTCAAAAGGCGACCCGCTTTCTATCTTGATTTTGGGTGTCGATGAGCGGCAAGGTGACCGCGGCCGATCCGATACGCTAATTCTTGTCACCGTTAACCCGAATACAAACAAAATGGTAATGACCAGCATCCCGCGTGATACGCGCACAGAAATCGTTGGAAAAGGCAAGGAAGATAAAATTAACCATGCGTACGCATTCGGTGGTACGAAAATGGCGATCAAAACAGTAGAAAACTTCCTCGACGTACCAGTCGATTACTTCTTGAAAGTAAACATGGAAAGCTTCAAAGGAATCGTTGATGCCTTAGGAGGCGTCACTGTAGATAACGAACGTCTGGCGTTTAATTACGATGGCTACTCGTTCCCTAAAGGCGAACTGAAGCTGTCCGGAAAAGAAGCACTTGCTTATACCCGTATGAGAAAACAGGATCCACAGGGTGACTTTGGCCGTAACGAACGCCAGCGCCAGGTGATCAGCGCAATCATAAACGAAGGAGCACAAATTTCTTCGGTTACAAAAATGGGCGACATTCTGGACGTAGTCGGCACTAACGTAAAAACAAACATGACGTTTGACGAAATGAAAGACATTCAATCGAAGTATAAAGGCGCTCGCAAAAATGTAGAAAACATAGAGATCAAAGGCCAAGGCCAGCGAATCGGCGGCATCTACTACCTCGTTGTGCCGGAAGACGAGAAAACCAAGATTCAAACCACGTTAAAAGAACAGCTTGAACTTTAA
- a CDS encoding S8 family serine peptidase, with amino-acid sequence MKKKLAVLSMCSALSFSLFSGLVSQPASAEESASQVHYLLTYKGNNVPSNLSAKIEQAGGSVERVVEEIGVVEAKSSSPDFLAKVKADSNVQAADKELEVYLEDDPNPADGQPITSIPQPDWNDPNQNYHDLQWDIKKITNDFKSYDINKGNHNTVVGIIDTGMDFNHPDLKANADLAGSKTFVPGTKDAWDQNGHGTHVAGSIAGNGKVYGVGPNLTVRSYRVFGATGGAQQSWITDAIVSAANDGVEVINMSLGGWRWMANNLGDKGDSASMVAYHRAMQYATQKGVTVVVSAGNDSRNLNDIHDMQAYWKETYGLDIKGPSRVAPAQVPGVVTVSSSNEWSTDKIAFYSNYGSVIDVAAPGGDNGPTYDALYRQNPKGNYLDKRDFMYRAFSTWPTYLTPYVTGNLKGYALLHGTSMAAPKVAGIAAVIKSQHPEYSPAQVQAKLRQTAVDLGKVGQDPLFGSGEANIYNALTK; translated from the coding sequence TTGAAGAAAAAGCTTGCTGTACTTTCAATGTGCTCAGCCCTGTCATTCTCACTGTTTTCGGGACTTGTTTCCCAGCCTGCCAGCGCTGAGGAATCAGCTTCACAGGTGCATTATCTTCTAACGTATAAAGGCAACAACGTCCCTTCCAACCTTTCTGCAAAAATTGAACAAGCCGGCGGTTCTGTGGAACGTGTCGTTGAGGAAATTGGTGTTGTAGAAGCCAAATCATCCTCCCCTGATTTTCTTGCCAAAGTGAAGGCAGATTCAAATGTACAAGCCGCGGACAAAGAATTGGAAGTTTATTTGGAAGACGATCCAAATCCAGCTGACGGACAACCCATTACATCCATTCCGCAGCCCGACTGGAACGATCCGAACCAAAACTACCATGATCTCCAGTGGGATATAAAGAAGATCACGAACGATTTTAAATCCTATGACATCAACAAAGGAAACCATAATACCGTCGTCGGGATCATTGACACTGGTATGGACTTTAATCATCCTGATTTAAAAGCAAATGCCGATCTTGCCGGCAGTAAAACCTTTGTGCCTGGCACGAAAGATGCCTGGGACCAGAACGGCCATGGAACTCACGTAGCCGGTTCCATTGCTGGTAACGGTAAAGTTTACGGCGTTGGCCCGAACTTAACCGTACGCTCGTACCGGGTTTTCGGTGCTACAGGCGGTGCACAGCAATCATGGATTACCGATGCAATCGTGTCTGCAGCGAACGATGGAGTTGAGGTCATCAACATGAGCCTTGGCGGATGGCGCTGGATGGCAAACAATCTTGGCGACAAAGGCGATTCCGCTTCCATGGTGGCTTATCACCGTGCCATGCAGTACGCTACGCAAAAAGGTGTGACGGTTGTCGTTTCTGCCGGCAATGACTCCCGCAACTTGAACGACATCCATGACATGCAGGCTTACTGGAAGGAAACGTACGGATTGGATATTAAAGGGCCATCCCGTGTAGCACCTGCACAGGTTCCTGGAGTCGTCACGGTATCCTCTTCCAACGAGTGGTCTACCGACAAAATTGCGTTCTATTCCAACTACGGAAGTGTGATTGATGTAGCAGCTCCTGGCGGCGACAATGGCCCAACATACGATGCCCTATATCGCCAAAATCCAAAAGGAAATTATCTTGATAAGCGTGACTTTATGTACCGCGCGTTCTCAACCTGGCCAACCTATCTGACACCCTATGTAACAGGAAACTTAAAAGGTTATGCCCTTCTTCACGGTACTTCCATGGCTGCACCGAAAGTAGCCGGTATCGCAGCGGTCATCAAATCACAGCATCCTGAATATTCGCCAGCACAAGTTCAGGCCAAGCTGCGCCAGACAGCTGTCGATCTCGGAAAAGTGGGACAAGATCCGCTATTCGGGTCTGGAGAAGCCAACATCTATAATGCATTAACGAAATAA